The following proteins come from a genomic window of Roseofilum capinflatum BLCC-M114:
- a CDS encoding VIT domain-containing protein produces MTKLTYFLPLSLLLTGCLNSTANISIVPPTSPNPMMQAANPMQPPADTPANGLWVTSEEGQTQVFPLKNTSVNATVSGNVSQVEVTQTFENPFEDPLEAVYVFPLPDEAAVYDMEIKLGDRIIKGSIKKREEAQEIYEQARAEGRTAGLLEQERANIFTQSLANIRPGEKIEVTIRYTDSLTFEGGNYEFVFPMVVGPRYIPGNSIQGTEDTDQVPDASRITPPVLTPGRRSGHDIQVSVNIDAGVPISNISSTSHKILVRQQRNITEIQLSPEDQIPNKDLVLRYQVSGQETQATILTQKDSNGGHFAAYLIPALDYQPREIIPKDVVFLMDTSGSQSGAPIAQSQALMREFIQGLNPDDTFTIIDFSNTARQLSASPLTNTPQNRQKALSYINQLNAEGGTELMNGINAVLNFPPPPEGRLRSVVLLTDGYIGNDQEIIAAVQQNLQRGNRLYSFGVGSSTNRFLLDRLAEVGRGTVQVVRQDENIDPVVQKFFSQINNPVLSNIEVTWSGAGEAPEIYPLAPPDLFASQPLVLFGRKADSQPGTLSIRGVSAGGKRYEQVFSVNFRGDSEAIAQLWGRAKIKDLMTEMFGGETKSGVDAVTQTALDYRLLSEYTAFIAVSEEVRVNPNGERVRVEVPVELPDGVSYEGVFGSPEEDQAVMQSAGTRGASRSASPLRMSAPMPAAAPPPPAPLMDSMEMELAEEEKVEVEPRIEVMKAEGLSEEAIAALTQYIQSISLPDEVSGDLTLEVWTNNGRVRRVLLDEENSTIEDEDVIRAVRSVLLGWPVPSSVQGTVSVTLRVNGN; encoded by the coding sequence ATGACTAAACTCACCTATTTTCTCCCCCTATCCTTACTCCTCACCGGGTGTCTCAACAGCACTGCAAACATCTCCATTGTTCCTCCTACCTCCCCCAATCCCATGATGCAAGCGGCTAACCCCATGCAACCCCCCGCCGATACGCCCGCTAACGGTCTCTGGGTGACCTCAGAAGAGGGTCAAACCCAAGTTTTTCCCTTAAAAAACACTTCCGTCAATGCCACGGTTTCCGGCAATGTTTCCCAGGTGGAAGTGACCCAAACCTTTGAAAATCCGTTTGAAGACCCCCTAGAAGCGGTGTATGTGTTTCCGCTCCCGGATGAGGCGGCGGTGTATGATATGGAGATTAAACTGGGCGATCGCATCATCAAAGGCAGCATTAAAAAACGGGAAGAAGCCCAGGAAATCTACGAACAAGCCAGAGCAGAAGGACGCACTGCGGGACTTTTGGAGCAAGAGAGGGCGAATATCTTCACCCAATCTTTAGCCAATATTCGACCGGGAGAAAAAATTGAGGTCACCATTCGCTACACGGACTCCCTCACCTTTGAAGGCGGGAATTATGAGTTTGTCTTTCCCATGGTAGTTGGGCCGCGCTATATTCCTGGTAACTCTATTCAGGGAACGGAAGATACGGATCAAGTGCCTGATGCTTCTCGGATTACGCCCCCGGTACTGACACCGGGGAGGCGATCGGGTCATGATATCCAAGTTTCAGTTAACATTGATGCGGGCGTTCCCATCAGCAATATTAGCTCGACTTCCCATAAAATCTTAGTGCGGCAACAGCGCAACATCACTGAAATTCAACTCTCTCCAGAAGACCAAATTCCCAACAAAGATCTCGTATTGCGCTATCAAGTTTCAGGACAAGAAACCCAAGCTACTATCCTCACCCAAAAAGATAGCAATGGGGGACATTTCGCCGCCTATTTAATTCCAGCTTTAGACTATCAACCCAGGGAAATTATCCCCAAAGATGTGGTCTTTCTGATGGATACTTCCGGTTCCCAGTCGGGCGCACCCATTGCCCAATCTCAAGCCTTGATGCGAGAATTTATTCAGGGTTTAAATCCTGATGATACGTTTACAATTATCGATTTTTCTAATACGGCTCGCCAGTTGTCTGCATCTCCGCTAACGAATACCCCGCAAAACCGGCAAAAAGCGCTCTCCTATATTAATCAACTGAACGCCGAAGGGGGAACGGAATTGATGAATGGCATCAATGCGGTGCTGAACTTTCCCCCACCCCCAGAAGGACGGTTGCGGAGTGTCGTCTTACTCACCGATGGCTATATTGGCAATGACCAGGAAATTATTGCGGCAGTGCAACAGAATCTGCAACGGGGAAATCGCTTGTATAGCTTTGGTGTGGGCAGTTCCACGAATCGATTTTTGTTGGATAGACTAGCAGAAGTGGGCCGGGGAACGGTGCAAGTGGTACGCCAGGATGAGAATATCGACCCGGTGGTGCAGAAGTTTTTCAGCCAAATTAATAACCCAGTTTTAAGCAATATTGAGGTAACCTGGAGCGGTGCAGGAGAAGCTCCCGAAATTTATCCCCTCGCGCCCCCAGATCTGTTTGCCAGTCAGCCGTTGGTGCTGTTCGGACGCAAGGCAGACAGCCAGCCAGGGACGTTAAGCATTCGGGGGGTTTCGGCAGGGGGAAAACGCTATGAACAGGTGTTCTCGGTCAATTTTCGGGGGGATAGTGAGGCGATCGCCCAGCTCTGGGGTAGAGCAAAAATTAAGGATCTGATGACGGAAATGTTTGGCGGCGAAACGAAGTCGGGAGTCGATGCAGTGACGCAGACGGCTTTAGATTATCGCCTCTTGTCTGAATATACGGCATTTATCGCCGTCAGCGAGGAAGTGCGCGTTAACCCGAATGGTGAACGAGTGCGGGTAGAAGTTCCGGTAGAATTACCTGATGGCGTGAGTTATGAGGGCGTTTTTGGTTCCCCAGAGGAGGATCAAGCGGTGATGCAAAGTGCTGGAACTAGAGGAGCATCCCGTTCTGCATCACCTTTAAGGATGTCAGCACCCATGCCTGCTGCGGCTCCTCCTCCTCCTGCTCCCCTAATGGATAGCATGGAAATGGAGCTTGCTGAGGAAGAGAAGGTAGAGGTAGAGCCACGTATTGAAGTGATGAAGGCTGAGGGACTGAGTGAGGAGGCGATCGCCGCTTTAACCCAATATATCCAGTCTATCTCCCTTCCTGACGAAGTTTCCGGCGATCTGACCTTAGAAGTCTGGACAAATAATGGGCGCGTCCGTCGGGTGCTTCTAGATGAGGAGAATTCCACCATAGAAGACGAAGACGTTATTCGAGCAGTGCGATCGGTTTTACTCGGTTGGCCCGTTCCCAGTTCCGTTCAGGGTACAGTATCGGTAACCTTGCGAGTTAACGGGAATTAA
- a CDS encoding UPF0175 family protein has protein sequence MSLIISDEIVAASGWSEDELLLELVLLLFQQEKISLGKAARLLNFSQIRFQKILAERGINLHYDVSELREDIQYLQSKGWL, from the coding sequence ATGAGTTTAATTATTTCTGATGAAATTGTTGCCGCTAGTGGTTGGTCTGAAGATGAGCTACTGCTAGAGCTAGTTCTGTTGTTATTTCAGCAGGAAAAAATTAGTCTAGGGAAGGCTGCTCGGTTGCTCAATTTCTCCCAGATTCGATTTCAGAAAATCCTAGCAGAGCGCGGGATAAACCTCCATTATGATGTCTCGGAGTTGCGCGAAGATATCCAGTATTTACAATCTAAAGGATGGTTATGA
- a CDS encoding DUF3782 domain-containing protein, with translation MSEQITIEDIYKLFQVSQAEADRRLKKLEKTVAQTSKEVAGLTTRWGRFVEELVEPAVVQLFQQRGIQIDQTFSRARQRRQGLAMEIDILGVNGSDVVVVECKSRLSRDDVDEFLDKLLRFKQSFPTYQTYRAYGAVAAIEIDRGVDRYAYQNGLFVIHPSGNTVEIANDTGFEPRTW, from the coding sequence ATGAGCGAACAAATTACCATTGAAGACATCTACAAACTTTTCCAAGTATCCCAAGCGGAAGCAGACCGACGACTGAAAAAACTGGAGAAAACTGTCGCCCAAACCAGTAAAGAAGTCGCCGGGTTAACCACGCGCTGGGGGCGATTTGTAGAAGAATTAGTCGAGCCTGCCGTCGTGCAACTATTTCAACAGCGAGGCATTCAAATCGACCAAACCTTCTCTCGCGCTCGACAGCGAAGACAGGGACTAGCCATGGAAATTGATATCCTAGGAGTCAATGGTTCTGATGTAGTTGTAGTGGAGTGTAAATCTCGGTTATCGAGAGATGATGTGGATGAATTCTTAGATAAACTGCTACGATTTAAGCAGTCATTTCCCACTTACCAAACCTATCGCGCCTATGGAGCAGTCGCAGCCATTGAAATTGACCGAGGGGTAGACCGATATGCTTATCAAAATGGTTTGTTTGTCATTCATCCATCGGGCAATACGGTGGAAATTGCCAATGATACAGGATTTGAACCGCGCACATGGTGA
- a CDS encoding tetratricopeptide repeat protein: MKSLPGKQRWWQRAGNWAKSVLFPTKAIIDSRQENTEIIAANQREIAHKQQQIQLEGLKLQYVQQEQRREHEAEQAALSRDFQAKQAELSREHQEALTRYIQDSENRRLASRIEHERWLESQRAQLQRELQKSQQEFSLFMAFLTAKINRDTDEERRILDNQPWRTPPKPLMQYYEQYRDRLPIPPLVVVSPPDVEFDRYPNAGSGLPRMANDIEDELSNFLGCHYPERDSERPAKPIAGLWDTNRMKDGAAVLSLHYLFAAVPTIILESKVAGDLLNFSLFSWDAGQLDWQKESILFQFSHKEFIYDVQRELAREWGQKKQKLIEAGLDVQEAISDAKENEIDEFNLTKLLREEKRIASNVKVAVEYRPTPSGIMRLKKYLSQLHCLAAGMALDDYHLLRHGTAPKMPELLAEFIEGMPDYEVQPLLEIVLTHYQALIEASGEVWFDVPSLLLDVALAFSNLPDSSPTQQLMEISINRWLSQRQLPGSGEPLETLGSALNIADEGYVAKLNRCLSVLGDSRQLDIAQSCYRRGVKRLEAEDYEGARYDFEQTITLAPRAIAYYQRGLAYQGLGELQQALTDLDKAVNLQPNQAKFHEARGDVYRQLNNIEMALANYAEAVELGSESAAQKYEELQRWWTDERRKAKEAEEAKQRAEAERRRVEEEQRKAKEAEEAGQRVTKSAIKTMAKSITVASSLDAIRAKSRMYNRLLSERKE; this comes from the coding sequence ATGAAATCACTGCCTGGAAAACAAAGATGGTGGCAAAGAGCTGGAAATTGGGCTAAATCTGTTTTATTTCCCACTAAAGCCATTATCGATAGCCGACAAGAAAATACTGAAATCATAGCCGCTAATCAACGGGAGATTGCCCACAAGCAGCAACAAATACAATTAGAGGGCTTGAAATTGCAATATGTCCAGCAAGAGCAACGACGCGAACATGAAGCGGAGCAAGCCGCATTGTCGCGAGACTTCCAAGCCAAACAAGCCGAACTCTCCAGGGAACATCAAGAAGCCCTGACGCGATATATTCAGGACTCCGAAAACCGCCGGTTAGCCTCGCGCATTGAACATGAACGGTGGCTAGAGTCGCAACGGGCACAACTGCAACGGGAATTGCAAAAAAGCCAGCAGGAATTCAGCCTGTTTATGGCATTCTTGACGGCTAAAATTAATCGAGACACGGATGAAGAGCGGCGCATTCTCGATAACCAACCTTGGCGGACTCCGCCTAAACCTTTGATGCAATATTATGAGCAATATCGAGACCGGTTGCCGATTCCGCCTTTGGTGGTGGTTTCGCCTCCGGATGTGGAATTTGACCGCTATCCGAATGCGGGTTCTGGACTGCCCCGAATGGCGAATGATATTGAAGATGAATTGAGCAATTTTTTGGGTTGCCATTATCCGGAACGGGACTCGGAACGCCCGGCAAAACCGATTGCGGGACTCTGGGACACCAACCGCATGAAAGATGGGGCGGCGGTGTTGTCGTTGCATTATCTGTTTGCGGCTGTACCGACGATTATTTTGGAGTCTAAAGTTGCGGGGGATTTGCTCAATTTTTCTCTGTTTTCCTGGGACGCGGGACAATTGGACTGGCAGAAAGAATCGATTTTATTTCAGTTTTCTCACAAGGAGTTTATTTACGACGTGCAGCGAGAGTTGGCGCGGGAGTGGGGACAGAAGAAACAGAAACTGATAGAAGCGGGTTTAGATGTTCAAGAAGCCATTAGTGATGCTAAAGAAAATGAGATTGACGAGTTTAACTTAACGAAACTGCTGAGAGAAGAAAAACGTATAGCCTCGAATGTCAAAGTTGCAGTAGAATATCGCCCCACACCTTCGGGTATTATGCGGTTGAAGAAATATCTCAGTCAACTCCATTGTCTTGCCGCAGGGATGGCGCTGGATGATTATCATTTACTGCGTCATGGCACTGCGCCGAAAATGCCGGAGTTGCTGGCTGAGTTTATTGAGGGGATGCCTGACTATGAGGTGCAACCGCTTCTGGAGATTGTCCTGACTCACTATCAAGCGTTGATAGAAGCGTCGGGTGAAGTGTGGTTTGATGTGCCGAGTTTGCTGTTGGATGTGGCTTTGGCGTTCTCGAATTTACCGGATTCTAGTCCGACGCAGCAGTTGATGGAAATTTCTATTAACCGTTGGCTTTCCCAACGTCAGCTACCAGGGAGCGGTGAGCCTCTGGAGACTCTGGGGAGTGCGTTGAATATTGCCGATGAGGGCTATGTGGCGAAATTGAATCGCTGTTTGTCGGTGCTGGGAGACTCGCGGCAACTGGATATTGCCCAATCTTGCTATCGTCGTGGGGTGAAACGTCTGGAAGCAGAGGATTATGAGGGAGCGCGGTATGATTTCGAGCAAACGATTACTCTGGCTCCTCGCGCCATTGCCTATTATCAGCGCGGTTTAGCCTATCAGGGGTTAGGAGAACTCCAGCAGGCACTTACGGATTTGGATAAGGCGGTGAATTTGCAACCGAATCAGGCGAAGTTTCATGAGGCGCGGGGAGATGTTTATCGGCAGTTGAATAATATTGAGATGGCGCTGGCGAATTATGCCGAGGCGGTAGAGTTGGGTTCTGAGAGTGCAGCGCAGAAGTATGAGGAGTTGCAGCGCTGGTGGACAGATGAGCGCCGGAAGGCGAAGGAGGCGGAGGAAGCCAAACAACGGGCTGAAGCAGAGCGACGGAGAGTAGAGGAAGAGCAACGTAAAGCTAAGGAAGCTGAGGAAGCAGGACAACGGGTCACCAAATCAGCAATAAAAACAATGGCAAAATCAATAACAGTAGCGAGTTCATTAGATGCAATAAGGGCAAAGAGTAGAATGTATAACCGGTTACTCTCCGAGAGGAAGGAGTGA